The nucleotide sequence cttcataacatttgaaatttaatttaatatttaataatatcttataaataattatgtaatatagttttgtaacaaacaaaaattaattatataaccttaaaaattaattaataaaattaatttttttaattagtaggttaATGCCTTAGTGTAACgtcccaaaattcaaaatataatttattcaatttatttattataattttgtaaccaaccaaatttttaatgttacatataaatgttaattgaatactaattagattaataattatttgatttgtaacgttcaaatttttattgtaaaatataaattttaatcgaaacagtaattatattaatcattatctgattgtaaccaactatttactttatgtacaatttaatgttaaataaaaaacggtttttaataataattaaaattattaagcttgtattaaaaattaggaggAATTTTGGGAACATATGCCAAGTAGGTTTTTGATGAGGTGGACATCCTTAGAggaaaggaatttgaaataGATTATTTCTAAgaactctaaattgttagtataaagataTCATAAAGACATGTTAAGAAACCCACACATAGttgttatatctttttttttttaggggaaaaggTTGCACACAGTGGTTATATCTTGAAACTAACAAAATTAActttacaaaaatattgaatgtttttagattattagctacaacataaacatatatAAGCAAAGAGAACATGTACATCTTTTATAAAAGTTGAATGTTTGCAAACACTATTAGTTGCAATTCTTTAATTTGAGGGGGAGACTGATGAAGAAGACATAACGGCATGTTTGTGTGTGAGCATGTGTTGAtagtcttatttttttttatcttaataaATCTAGACCATTAATTAGATCTAATAGTATTTTTGTCATGGTTCATCGATGAAGGACATAATTGAgccctcaccctagaatccaactttttttttttaatagaaggatagtcaaaacttattaaattgaatttttttttttttggtacataagTGAAACAAATTTCTACTTATGGgagacaaatattattaaactgATATTTTCTATTGGTATTATAAATTTTCCAAGACTCGAAAGCCAtacatgtttatgttgtagctaataatctaaaaaaattctgtATCAACTAATAGTTTGTAAACTAGGGtgacttattattattactcaTGAATTTGATCATTCTTACTATCTAGATAACACAAATATCTAAACAGAGAAATGAACTAATTAGAAGTTTATGTAAAAagctttgtaaatattttcttgAAACAAATTTATATCGATCTCGACAAGAATACTACATCGCATTTTCGTCATTTCATCGTCACTTGATAATATTACTTTGTGAATCGATTTTTACACAAATTTTATACTCATAATCTCTTTTAAAAAGGGGttacacatttaaaaaatatgaaaatgaatatTTCCATGCAcaaattttttgttcttatttataACTTTACGAGGCAATGTAAAGATAAATTGACAAACACAATATAGTATAGATTACATGGTTAGcagaaaaataaatggaaaaggTGATTTCATGTCCAACAAGACAAAAAAGGAGAGCCTTTTTTGAGTAAATCAAGGTATCCTTGTGTACAAGGGTAGAGATTTAATCTCTGGAGGTAACGAAGATCTATTAAAAAGGTTGACTGCTTTCAATAGATGATTTTCGGTACACCAATTGATCAGACTCCCGGCTAAATGGTCAAAGAACTCAAATATCTACCGGTTTTGACACACTATGTCGGTAAAAAAAGAGAACCCTGTATGAGTATATTTCACTACTGAACCATTATTCAAGAAATCCTTGCCTATGGTATACAAAACATGTACTAAGCTACTGAGATTTGTGGTTACATGCTGACAATATGCCTCAAAATACCATATCTTTACTCTCCTCTTAACCATTAACGTCTCTCCATTTGGTTAATGCAGAAAACCAAagcacatatattttttatacccGCTCAACTTCTTTGGTACATTTGAAGACATACCTCGAGTCACattgttgttggtttttttcAGCCTTCTTGACTTAACTTTATCATCTGAAGACATGTCTTGGACCAAATCAGTGTTTGGTTGCTTGTTTTGGCATGTTGTTTGGTCCATAATCGCTCCACTGTCCAAAGAATATGAACCAACCTGGCTTGCCTCAGTAGGTCCTGCAAGACCCTGCTCTGATAGAGTTGGAATCACTTTGTTGGGATTTATTTCCTTTAAATTTGGATCTATTCCTGAATACCTGAAGGAGccataacaataaaattaaaaagaattagAACTCCATCTAAATATATAACATCAATGATCAACAACATCAAGCACTACTTTGCTTATTTTGAAACTAGCCATatagaaggaaaaaatatttgtcataaGGTGTAGTTACACCTCAAGTGCAGAgttcaaattaacatatataacTTTTAGCCATTCTTAGGATAAGTAGTACAATCAATCACCTTAAGTTTTGGATGTCAGAGTTTGTCGAAGGTGCTTCTTGTGAAGTTCCCTTCAATATATCTTTATTTGGTACCCCATTTTTATCAGAAGGTTTAACAATTTTTGTGGAATATGAATCAACTCTATCAATTTCTTCCATGCAAGGGGACTCTTCATTGGCAAAGCTAGTCGAGGCCATCTCGGAATGTAATCGATATTCCCTAATCATTGAAATGGCCTTGTCTAATGTTTCTATAGCCTGTTTGACATCCGAGCGAATAAATATACTCTTTCCTTTTTGTGCAATTGTGCCTACTTCCTTGTTTGGAATGACACTTACTTTCTCATCATCCTCCACACTTTGTATAATATCTTCTTTATCTAATTCTACAATCTCACCAAATGCTTTGCTATTTTCTAGTTCTGTTGCATCCATTGTCGGTGACATGTCATTATTTGCACATTGACTTATTTTATCCTCTTCAGATGCATCTTTTTCTCCACCCGGCttactttcaacaaggtattcagCAGGGTGAATTTTTGCAACTTGTTGAAGCTCTCCGCTATTTGCAACCTCTGATGCACTAGTAGTAGTGCTATATAGAGCCTCGCGAATTCTAGCATACAATGGATCCCCCAAGGCCTTGCTGAATTCTTCTTTATCACTGCTCATCACAGAAGCCACAACCTATAATATTATCAGGGTTGGTTAATGTCGAAAGATGATATGAAACAGTACCAAATAGTAACATGATGTTCACTTTCATATGAACATGATTGAAATAGGCTTAGTTCACAAAGCCAAAGTAAATACTCAAAGTTGGAGTAATAATCAAAGAAACCATGTTAATTAGCATGATGAAGACGAGCCTAGTAAGTATATGACTTTCaattaaataaagtaaaatggaGTATAAGAAATATAAGTTTGCCAGGAGGAAAACAAAATGTAACTTAGAAGTGAACATTGGAAAACTTAACATACAACTTACAAGTCTCATGGTTTAAGTATCATAGGTAAATATAGAAAATGACATGAAGGTAGAGGGAGATGTAAATCACAAGATTCAAAGAGCGGATGAGATGGACAAATGCTTCTGGAATAACCTGTGGTTGAAATTTACCATTCAAGCATAAATGGAGAGTTTAAGTGCATAGTTATAAGACCCACAATGTTACATGTTAATCAAGTAGTCAGGCTCATGTGGGTTAATGAGCTTCAGTTGACGAACAGATCGACAGCTTCCGATTTGGAATCTTGGCTGGAACAATCCTTGGTCAGACTTTACTTAGGATGAACTCCGGATTACCTGGGGCCCTTTTCCCCTTAGGAACCGGAGGGTTAAGATCAGAAGAAACATATGTGACTAAATGTTGGGTTCTAAAGAACCAACAAGAAAGTAAGGTCAATATTTAGAGATGAGAATGATATGACAGATGAATGGTCGCACAACATTGAAATGAACCAGTTGTGGAAAATATGGTAATATCTTGATTTAGATGGTTTAAGCATGTATGGATAAAATCTTGAGAATCGCTGATAAGGAAGGTAAACTTGATAGAGAATCGTTTAATAGGTAGACTAGAGAGATAAGGGGAGACCAACGAAAACTATAGGTTAAACCATTAACAACATTTGGAATTCAATGATTTGTCATTAGACATAATTTACAATACGGCAACGTAGTGTCGTAAAAAATGCTTTGGTTGTTGCTGTTATTGATGTGTTCTGAATTTTTCCATTTGCTGATTTGTTTAAGGAAAATATTTTACCctattttctttgtaatctTTCTTTCCatctaacaaacaaaaaaactattttattaaaaacaagtAAGTAATCTAATGATAGATGATTAAAGAATCCTTGGGGAGGTAGATGATTTGATTATAgaatatataacataaaatGCACCATTACATTTGCTTTTAACTTTCGTTTTGTCTTATTAAAGATTGAGATTAAACACTGGATGCATCCAGAGatttataaataacaattattgaATGCCAAACAAGTATAGATGAAAAGAATCTGCAACCTTCTGATAAAGTCTGAAACCATTGCCAATGAGCTGCCTTGAAATAAAGTTTATCAAGGATGGAGGAACAAAATCAACCTTTATATCCATATTAGCTATTGTCCTACAAAATGTCAATTATTGAATTAGAATTAcaaataaaagttcattttctttgttgtaccttttcatttttcaaagctTGTCAATTACAGTTAATCCACAAAGCCAACTAGTAATAAATGTCAAGTAAATTCCATCATTCCATTGaagtaaattatttaatttgttttcccCATATCATTGTTATGTTTATTTACACCTAAAACTCACCGAAAGTAACTTCTTTCTGATGTCACCTTTTGCAAAGCAAAGCCTCCCACCAAATCAACTCTCACAACATCCTTTTCTTCAGGAATTTTCTCATTGTTGATGCTCTTTGACTCAGGGACCTGAGAGAAAATTAAGCACAAATTTCTTGAAAACTTCAATCTAGTCTATAATTAActttctctaaaataaaataaaaaaccaaagaaATGTTCGGATTATTACTGAATTCGTAAGAACGACAATTAAGTCATCTTGAAAGTACTCAAACAGATAATAGTGCACTACAGCTTCCCTTGAAGACAGAGGCCACGAAACCTTCATCCTTTCTTCCGAAATTCAGagcaaaatcagaatttaataaCGAAAACCTTCAAAGCGGGATTGAAAAGTGATAATTTTAGCACAAACCTCACTAGTGATATTTGTTCCCCAATCTGAACCTTCTGTAAACATTCACATGATAAGATTTTGAAAGTAGGAATTGTAGACTGAGGCCACCTAAATGAACATTGTTAAACAGGTGTCAGCTACAAATATCAGTTACATttttagggcctgtttggattgacttatttgaacttatctactgacatgagcacttgtgagactgtttgagtCTGAGAgaaattatgaaaatagcttatgacatgttcataagctgtttccagcttatttttgtaagctctcaaggatagcttatgaaaacaaactATAGtctatatgattatatgaaaacagtttgactttaatTTATCGTCtgtataaaaatagcttatatataagcaATTATATGACAGAAAACAATAACAGCAAATCAAATGTATGccggaaagaaagaaaaaaagctaCATTTTTCTCAGCacattaaaacaaacaaaaataaagcggctatgttttttcttttatattgtgTTACAACTTTGAACCTTATGCATAAATTAATAACGAAAAGAATGTTAATGGTGTTCAATGTCATTTGATGAATAGTATACAGAAAGTTAAaggtaataaaataattctcaccattTTTTGTAAAGAGAAGTCTGCCATGAGATACATAGAcctgaaaatgatgaaaataactAGTTCAACTTTGCGAGTTGATATCAATAATACGGTCTGTATTTTGTCAATAAAAGGATGATGCTAAATCTGTTCATTGCTCTAATGTGACTTACAAACATCAACAGGTCCATCCACAAAGCCTTCCACTAACATTGTATGAAAGGGAGTTCCCTCCGGTCCTTCACGATACATAACACGGAACTCTTCACCGTCCTGTTTTAACTATtggaaaaagtaaaattatcaGCTATGACTCGATGAATTGATTGCAAAAAATCAAGTATTAGCATCAAGCTTAAAGAATCAGGTTACAGGTGTTCTGCATTAGTCCGTTGAATTTTAAACAATAGAGCATTGTTGGACAGAAACCACATAGCCAAAAAAGGTACATCAATTGCAAAATCATGATTTCTATGAAACGAAGTTATGAATTAGACACACAAAACAAGATGGTTCCGGATCTAAACTTATGGAAGATTACATATTTAAGAAACAATATGGTttatcaataaaacaaaacattgtGAAACTGCAGAAGCCAGAGAGTGAATAACATACTTTCCAATCATTTTGTGATGTATTAGACCTTCCATGTTCATCTGAAGTACTTCTTAACATATCAAGAAAGTTAGATATTTCCGCAGTTTTATGTTCTACGAATTTCTCCTTATATTCTGcacaaaaccaaacatacaatTAGTGAAACAGAGAACACAGAGCTAAGCAACTAGATAATTGTTCCACTGAACTCTTCCTAAATGATTTCAGAACTGTAATCCCTGAATGTATCAAAACTAGAAAAAACATCTCTAAATGTGTATTTTGTCAGTTATCATGGTCCTAGAACGCGTCTTTTATAGTTAGTTTGGTTCTCAAACGTGTCTTCTAACCATATAATTCTGTTTGGTCCATAAATTACTAACAGAAGACAACTCAGGAACAATAttgcaatttcaatacattcagGAGTTATAGCGACAACGCCTCATACATTTAGgcaccaaaataaataaaagaatgttACCACCACCTTCATCTTCTAGTTCCGATGAAGGTAGGAGTTGACTTTTGACAAGCTTTTTGAGTATCTCGACATTTGTAAGATCAGGTGAGGCAAGGGTCTTATCTAGCCTCTCCCTATACTGCACAATCTTTCGTTTCTTCTCCATCTTCGTACCTCGTCGGGAAGCCTTTTCTCAAAATGTCATATCAGGCATAGGTGCCAACCATTCATAGGATTCTTCCCACACTTATCCTAAATTTACCACAAGAGAAATCCAATATGGTTAAACAAGATTAACAAAGCAGGTATAGTTCTCATCACATCATTCACGATAAGTAAAATACACAAAATTGCTCGTGTTTAATTGGCCAAAATCTTTGTTGCACAgacacttctgattgaaggcGTGTCCAACACGTGTCATGTTAGACACCAACACGACACTGAAACttgtgattacattgaattatgtcattttttcaaaatttgatcaGTGTCGACGTATCTGTGTCGTGTCCCGTGTGTCTGTGTTTCATAGACGGAAATCACATAAGGTTTCCTTCTATTATCCAAGGAAAAGACCACTGATGGTCATTGGtaaaaccaacaaacaaaaaaatcataacaacaacaaactcaAAGCTCAACTGGTTTGAGTTAAGAGTTAACGAGAGTTTAAACTCTAGTGAATGAGAAAAATATTAGCGTAACAACTAATTTACTAACATTTGTCAATCCAAATAATAACACACCCATTTGAATTACATCTGTTGCAACAACAAATATAACATAGTATTAACCTATGAAGCACACACACTACACTGATTAGAGATGTCTAAGTGTCCAACACCGACagatataattacactgaattatataatttttcgcaaattattagctgtgtcgaCGACGTGCTTCATAGGTGTTAACATATGAAGAAAGCTAAACAAACAAAGATTGAATAAGTctccaaaacaaaaaccaccaaaTACTAGTCTTAAAGTCAACATGCACATGAGAATCAGAGATTAAAGCAactaaacaaaatcaaacccaatacaaaaacatgaaacagaagctaaaaagatgaagaaaaaaatgattaaaatctAACAGAAAGATGAAAAGAAACTTTTACTTTGATTGTACAGTAGTGATGATAAGGTCtgaaaagatgaagaagaacccAGAGAATGAGG is from Medicago truncatula cultivar Jemalong A17 chromosome 1, MtrunA17r5.0-ANR, whole genome shotgun sequence and encodes:
- the LOC25483662 gene encoding uncharacterized protein isoform X4, which translates into the protein MLRSTSDEHGRSNTSQNDWKLKQDGEEFRVMYREGPEGTPFHTMLVEGFVDGPVDVCLCISWQTSLYKKWWPQSTIPTFKILSCECLQKVQIGEQISLVRMKVSWPLSSREAVVHYYLFEYFQDDLIVVLTNSVPESKSINNEKIPEEKDVVRVDLVGGFALQKVTSERSYFRTIANMDIKVDFVPPSLINFISRQLIGNGFRLYQKVVASVMSSDKEEFSKALGDPLYARIREALYSTTTSASEVANSGELQQVAKIHPAEYLVESKPGGEKDASEEDKISQCANNDMSPTMDATELENSKAFGEIVELDKEDIIQSVEDDEKVSVIPNKEVGTIAQKGKSIFIRSDVKQAIETLDKAISMIREYRLHSEMASTSFANEESPCMEEIDRVDSYSTKIVKPSDKNGVPNKDILKGTSQEAPSTNSDIQNLRYSGIDPNLKEINPNKVIPTLSEQGLAGPTEASQVGSYSLDSGAIMDQTTCQNKQPNTDLVQDMSSDDKVKSRRLKKTNNNVTRGMSSNVPKKLSGYKKYMCFGFLH
- the LOC25483662 gene encoding uncharacterized protein isoform X1 gives rise to the protein MEKKRKIVQYRERLDKTLASPDLTNVEILKKLVKSQLLPSSELEDEGGEYKEKFVEHKTAEISNFLDMLRSTSDEHGRSNTSQNDWKLKQDGEEFRVMYREGPEGTPFHTMLVEGFVDGPVDVCLCISWQTSLYKKWWPQSTIPTFKILSCECLQKVQIGEQISLVRMKVSWPLSSREAVVHYYLFEYFQDDLIVVLTNSVPESKSINNEKIPEEKDVVRVDLVGGFALQKVTSERSYFRTIANMDIKVDFVPPSLINFISRQLIGNGFRLYQKVVASVMSSDKEEFSKALGDPLYARIREALYSTTTSASEVANSGELQQVAKIHPAEYLVESKPGGEKDASEEDKISQCANNDMSPTMDATELENSKAFGEIVELDKEDIIQSVEDDEKVSVIPNKEVGTIAQKGKSIFIRSDVKQAIETLDKAISMIREYRLHSEMASTSFANEESPCMEEIDRVDSYSTKIVKPSDKNGVPNKDILKGTSQEAPSTNSDIQNLRYSGIDPNLKEINPNKVIPTLSEQGLAGPTEASQVGSYSLDSGAIMDQTTCQNKQPNTDLVQDMSSDDKVKSRRLKKTNNNVTRGMSSNVPKKLSGYKKYMCFGFLH
- the LOC25483662 gene encoding uncharacterized protein isoform X3, which codes for MEKKRKIVQYRERLDKTLASPDLTNVEILKKLVKSQLLPSSELEDEEYKEKFVEHKTAEISNFLDMLRSTSDEHGRSNTSQNDWKLKQDGEEFRVMYREGPEGTPFHTMLVEGFVDGPVDVCLCISWQTSLYKKWWPQSTIPTFKILSCECLQKVQIGEQISLVRMKVSWPLSSREAVVHYYLFEYFQDDLIVVLTNSVPESKSINNEKIPEEKDVVRVDLVGGFALQKVTSERSYFRTIANMDIKVDFVPPSLINFISRQLIGNGFRLYQKVVASVMSSDKEEFSKALGDPLYARIREALYSTTTSASEVANSGELQQVAKIHPAEYLVESKPGGEKDASEEDKISQCANNDMSPTMDATELENSKAFGEIVELDKEDIIQSVEDDEKVSVIPNKEVGTIAQKGKSIFIRSDVKQAIETLDKAISMIREYRLHSEMASTSFANEESPCMEEIDRVDSYSTKIVKPSDKNGVPNKDILKGTSQEAPSTNSDIQNLRYSGIDPNLKEINPNKVIPTLSEQGLAGPTEASQVGSYSLDSGAIMDQTTCQNKQPNTDLVQDMSSDDKVKSRRLKKTNNNVTRGMSSNVPKKLSGYKKYMCFGFLH
- the LOC25483662 gene encoding uncharacterized protein isoform X2 — protein: MEKKRKIVQYRERLDKTLASPDLTNVEILKKLVKSQLLPSSELEDEGEYKEKFVEHKTAEISNFLDMLRSTSDEHGRSNTSQNDWKLKQDGEEFRVMYREGPEGTPFHTMLVEGFVDGPVDVCLCISWQTSLYKKWWPQSTIPTFKILSCECLQKVQIGEQISLVRMKVSWPLSSREAVVHYYLFEYFQDDLIVVLTNSVPESKSINNEKIPEEKDVVRVDLVGGFALQKVTSERSYFRTIANMDIKVDFVPPSLINFISRQLIGNGFRLYQKVVASVMSSDKEEFSKALGDPLYARIREALYSTTTSASEVANSGELQQVAKIHPAEYLVESKPGGEKDASEEDKISQCANNDMSPTMDATELENSKAFGEIVELDKEDIIQSVEDDEKVSVIPNKEVGTIAQKGKSIFIRSDVKQAIETLDKAISMIREYRLHSEMASTSFANEESPCMEEIDRVDSYSTKIVKPSDKNGVPNKDILKGTSQEAPSTNSDIQNLRYSGIDPNLKEINPNKVIPTLSEQGLAGPTEASQVGSYSLDSGAIMDQTTCQNKQPNTDLVQDMSSDDKVKSRRLKKTNNNVTRGMSSNVPKKLSGYKKYMCFGFLH